The following proteins come from a genomic window of Diceros bicornis minor isolate mBicDic1 chromosome 4, mDicBic1.mat.cur, whole genome shotgun sequence:
- the LOC131404372 gene encoding uncharacterized LOC128071544 homolog, with protein sequence MRDFPLAAGGTHPENAGAARGKDPLPQQRKTKRKKAFRWPALRDAPSKQWAAATALSSCFCCSPRGTR encoded by the coding sequence ATGCGAGATTTTCCTTTGGCAGCAGGAGGCACGCACCCAGAGAATGCTGGAGCCGCAAGGGGAAAGGACCCACTTCCACAGCAgaggaaaacaaagaggaaaaaggcaTTCAGGTGGCCAGCACTAAGGGACGCACCCAGCAAGCAGTGGGCcgctgccactgccctcagcagcTGTTTCTGCTGCAGCCCGAGAGGAACTCGGTGA